TCAATCGTGGCTTACCTGGTTACGAAGGTATCAGCGGCCGCTACGCTACTTATTTTTTGGGGTGGCTGATGCAGAACAAGTACAAAGACCTCGACAAAGCCAAGGACTATTACCAGCGTTGCATCGTTTTTGCCGAGAGCACCAATGATACAGCTGGCGGCTTCTATCTCTACTCAAATCTCAACCTAGCCCGTCTCGCCGAGCGAGACAAAGATAAGCCGGGGGCCCGACGCTATTATCAAGCCGTAGTAGATCACGCCGACCACGATTTGGAACAATACAAAGAGGCCAAAGCTTACCTCAAGAAAAACAAAAAATAAGCGGGTGCTACGTGCTGTTGTATGGACTTAAAAGACCTTTTTCTTACGCCTATTTACTTGGTGCTCTTTTATGGCATTGCCTTCGCCGTACGAAAAAGAGCCACGAATAAATTCACGAAGAAGTATTTTATTCCTGCTCTTACAGCCAAGTTTGTTGGAGCGCTTGGCCTAGGGTTGATTTATCAATTCTATTACGGTGGCGGAGATACTTTTAATTACTTCGGCCACACGAAAGTTGTTTACCAAGCTTTCAGTGACTCGGCTTCGACTGGCTTAAAACTTATCTTTGGCGACAACACGAAATTCGACCCGGAGCTTACCCGCTATATCGCGCAGCTGTACTGGTATCATGCCTCTACTGAGTACTTTGTCGTACGCATAGCAAGCTTTTTTGCTATTTTTTCCTTTTGTACTTACGCGGTCATTGGGCTAATGTTTGCGGCGCTAAGCTTCACAGGCATGTGGGCTACGTATATCACCTTTGTCCGCATTTTTCCGCTGGCTTATCAGAAACTCGCATTAGCTGTATTCTTTCTTCCTTCGGTATTTTTTTGGGGTTCCGGATTAATGAAAGATTCTGTTTGTATAGGCGCATTAGGCTGGACTTTCTACGGTTTTTACCATGCCACTATCGAAAAGAAGAACGTTCTGTTTGCTAGCATTTTAGGCGCTTTGGGAGCGTATGTACTTATTTCCGTAAAGATTTATATTCTCTTATCGTTTCTGCCACCTGCATTGCTCTGGGTGTTTAACGAGAACAGCCAGCGTATTCGCTCTGCTAGCGTGCGTATGCTAGTCAAGCCTCTTTTTCTTGTTTTGGGCCTTGCTACCGCTTTTCTAGGCACTAACAAGCTGACCGCTGGTGACGATAAATACGATGTCGATAAAATTGGTGAGCGCACACGCATTAACAGTACCTATCTAACATCGCAGGTTGCTACTGGCTCTGCTTACAACATTGGGACAATTGACGGTTCCATTAGCTCCATGATTAAAGTGGCGCCACAAGCCGTAATTGTTAGCTTATTCAGGCCTTTCTTGTTTGAGGCGCGTAACCCCGTTATGTTGCTTTCAGCAATGGAGGCTGCTCTATTCCTTTATTTAACGATAAAGCTATTTTACCGAACCGGCGTAGTTAAAAGTTTGCAGTTAATTTCTTCGCAACCTATCCTAACCTTCTGTTTTATTTTTTCTATCGTTCTAGCTGTTGGCGTGGGCACCAACAGTGGAAACTTTGGCACCCTAGTGCGCTACAAAATTCCGTTGATGCCTTTTTACTTATCGGCCCTTTACATCATGCAGTATAAGGCCACCGTACCGAAGAAGCTCAAAAGGCCTCAGTTGAACAGGCTAAGAAATACCCCTCGATTAGCCACTACAGAATAACGAGCTTCTACCGTAGCCCGAGCAGCTTGACCTAGATGTTGGCGTAGTGCGGGGTCTTGCAGCAGGGTTCGTAGCGCTGTTTCCCACTCGGCAGGTGTGGCGCACACATAACCGTTTATTCCCTCTTTTACAACCTCTGTATTCATGCCTACGGGCGATACAAGTGCTGGTACGCCGAGCGCCATGTATTGCAGTGCTTTGAAAGCGCATTTTCCGTTGGCCCACGGGTCATCTTCCAGCGGCATCAAGCCCACGTTGAAAGCTAGCAAATCGGCTATTTCTGTGTCTTTGCGCCAGGGCTGGTACACGAGCGACTTCAGCGGCAACTCCGGTGCTTGATTGGAAATAACCCGAAACTCAAAGTCGTGTTCTTGTTCCAGCTTCGCCAGCACCGACACCACTTGCTCAATATAGCGCAAGGTGGAATGTGTGCCTGTCCAGCCGATCACGAACTTTCCGGGCTGTGCCTGGTCTTTCACCTGGTTGTGCAGGTTGACCGTATCAATGGTGGTTGGGTTGATAATAGCGTTCGGGTTGAACTGTTTGGCGTACGCCCGCAGGTAAGCATTGCCACAACTTACTTTGTACGCCCAGCGGCAAATGCTGCCTACTTTCTGGTGCCACTTCACCCCTGCCACGAGCTTATTGGCCTCGGACGTATTCGGAATCCAAATGGCGTCGTCGAAGTCGTAGATAATTTTCTTGCGCAGTACTTTTGCCAGTATCCACTCAAAAATGGGCGGCCCAATCGGCGAGGCTTCCCGGTGAATGAACACGTAATCGTATTTAGCGGCTGTAGCCATCAGCAGGAAGCGGCGCCCGAAGCCGGTCAGTATTCCCAGGGCCTTGGTAACGGTATGGCCCGGCTTGTATAAAATGCGCCACGTAGCGTCGGAAATAAATGGTGCTAGGTGCCAGGTATGCCCCGCCTCCGTTAAGAAATCTAGGTATTGCTCAAACCGGAAGCGCTGGGAAGGCGCCTTGCCCGGCGGATAGGGCACAATAAAAAGCAATTGCATAAAGGAATGATTGACCAACGAGAGCCGACAATAAGTCTACAAAGGTCGGTAATGTGGGGCAGATCCGCTTATTCTGCGTGTCAGCTACTTTGTTTGCTATGTTGACCTAGGTTCTTGCACTGGCACTGGTTTGCGCCAGGTACTTTCGCGAAAGTTTTGCTGGTAATTTGCCGCGCAAGCTAGCTCTTATGTCTTTAGCACCTATTCCTTTTAACAAGCCCTATCTTTCCGGTCAGGAGCTAGCTTACATTCAGCAAGCTCTACGCAACGGAAAACTTTCCGGTAATGGCTGGTTTACGCAGCAGTGCCAGCAGTTCTTAGAACAGCGGTATGGCATCCGCAAAGCCCTGCTGACCACGAGCGGCACGGCGGCCCTGGAAATGGCAGCGCTGCTACTCGACATCCAGCCCGGCGACGAAGTAATCGTGCCAACATTCACGTTCACGTCGACAGCCAATGCGTTTGTGCTGCGTGGCGCACACATCGTTTTTGCCGATAGCCTCCCCGAGCACCCCAACGTAGACGTCGCGCAACTGGAGCCCCTGATTACATCCCGCACGCGCGCGATTGTGGTGGTGCACTACGCCGGAGTGGCCTGCGATATGGCCGCCGTGATGGCGCTAGCTGCCCGCCATAACTTGTTTGTGATAGAAGATGCTGCGCAGGCTATCGATGGCTACTATCAGCAGCGCCCCTTAGGTAGCATCGGTCACCTGGCGGCTTTTTCTTTCCACGAAACTAAGAACGTCATTGCCGGGGAAGGCGGCCTACTTTCCATCAACGACGCACGGTTTCAGGAGCGGGCCGAAATAATTTGGGAAAAAGGCACCAACCGGGCCGCGTACTTCCGGGGCGAAACGGCACGCTACCAGTGGGTTGATGTGGGCTCGTCGTATCTGGCGTCGGAGTTGAACGCGGCTTACCTCTGGGCGCAACTCGAAAAGCTAGGTACAATCCAGGCGCAACGCCAGCGGCAGTGGGAACAGTATTACCAAGCCTTGGCACCGCTGGCAGCGGCTAACTTTTTTGCCCTGCCCGTGGTACCCGCCTACGCTCTTCACAACTGGCATATTTTCTACCTGCTCTGCCACACATTGGAGGAGCGAACTGCGCTTATTCAGCACCTAAGTGCACGCAACATTCTGGCGGTTTTTCACTACCAAACCCTCCACAACAGTCCTTTCTACATGGCTCGCCACGATGGCCGCACCCTGCCAAATGCCGGCTACTACGCTGATCATCTGGTACGGCTACCTTTGTTTTTTGAACTGACCTTTACGGATCAGCAAAGAGTTGTAAAGGCCATTCAGGAATTTTATGCCTCAGCCGCCAGCAACTCCTGATAAATGCGCCCTAGCTGCTCATACGTAGCGGCCTGCTGAAACTTGTGCCGTACGTACGCTCTACCAGCAGCAGAAAACTGCGCCCTTTCCGCCGGATTAGCGGCTAACCTAGCAATAGCAGCTGCCATGGCCTCTACATCTCGGTTAGGCACCAGCAGCCCAGATTTCCCATTCTCAAACAGCTCCGCGGGCCCGCCGCAATCCGTAGCAATAAGGGGCGTGCCGTAGTACAGCGCGTCCAGGCAGGTGAGAGAGAACGACTCCGACTCCGAGAAGTTCAGCAGAATATCGGCCGCCTTGATGCGCTTTTCCACATCGGTCACAAACCCTTCAAAAGTCACTACCGCCGCCAGATTATATTGCTGCACATCAGCCTCTAGCTGCTGGCGAAACTGCCGGTTTTTTTCCAGGCCCATGTCGCCGCCCACGAATGCCAGACGGAGCTGGTTATTTTGGGCGTAAGCCTGCCGAAAGGCCTGCAAAGCAAAGTTTTGCCCTTTGCCTTGGATGTAGTTGCTCAAATATAAAAGCTGAACCGTACTATCTGACCGATACGCCGGCAACACGGGCACAGCGTGCTTTTCCACGGCAGGAACAGGGTCAAACACCACGCGCACTTTGCCGCTAGCACCGAAGTAGCGCCGCACGGCCGCCGATACGCAAAGCACCCGGTCGGCAAAGCGCTCCGCGAGCCACCGCCACGTACGCGCCAACGGCTGCGGCAGGCTCTGGGGCAAAAACCGCACGTGCGTCACGACTCGTAGCGTACCTAGGCTCAGCAGTTTGGCTACGTAGCCGGTCAGGTTGTAGAAGTCGTTCAGATGAACGATGCGCGCCTTATGTACTCGGGCTAGCTTTCGCAGTCGCCAGCCGTTGAGCAGAAGCATGGGCACGTAGCGCAGCAACGCCGTTTTGCGTCGGCTAATCTCCACGAAGGGTAACTCACGCACCTGATAGCCTGCTTGTTCCAGTACTGACTTGCCTAAGCTACCGGTCGGCAGCACGTACACAAACTCGTACTGCGCTTTCAGCTGGTCAGTAGCGTTCCGAATGGCAACGAGTGCGCCCGTCACGGCCACCGAATTGTCAGCAACAAGGACGACCGGACGAGTAAGATTCTCTTGTTTGTCGCGCATTTAGGCTGCTGTTACCTCCTCAATCACCGCCAGCCACTGGCGGAATATCTTCTCGCGTGTAAAGTCCTGCATCCGCTCCCGGGCTAGCACTCCCAGCCGGTCGCGCTCGGCTGAATCGGCGAGCAGTTGATCAAGCGTCTCCGTCCACACACCTAGGTCGCTGGTCAGACTGGCGGGGTTGTTTAGCATGGGCATCAGCACGCCGTAAGCAGATAGCTCTGCCCAGCGAATCGGCACTTTGGGCGTAGTGGTAGCAGGAGCTAGAATTTCTCTGGGTCCCGTCGGGCAATCCGTTGTCACGACGGGCACGCCGCAGATCATGGCCTCGCCCAGCGCCATCGGAAATCCTTCCCACGCCGAGGGAAACACAAAGGCAGACGCCGGCCGGATGTACTTGAACGGGTTTTGCTGCATTCCCAGAAAGTACACATCATCGTCGGGGGTCAGCGGCTGCGTATCCCAGGCTTCGTACACGCGCAAACTTAGGTGCCTGGCCCGTGCCACCAACTCGGTGCGCAGCTCGCCGTCGCCCACAAACACCAATTTTGCCGGTCGGCGCTTCAACAAAGCAGCAAAGCTATCGAGCAGGGGCGCTTGGTTCTTCTGTAACGAGAGTCGCCCGGAGGTCACCAGCACAGGAGCAGCATCATACACGGCTTGCTCCGCCGCAGTCAGCGGCTCTTGGGCTTTACTCGTAATCTGGACTACTTCAAAGAAGTTGTTGATGGTCAGTAGCTTTTCTGGCTTAACGCCAAAGCCTTCTATTAGCTCCGGGTTAATATCCCGGCTGACCGTTACAATGCGGTCAGCCCGATTATATAAGCTAGGCATCAACACCTTTTTACGCAGCCAGCCTACAGCCCCTTTGATATTCGCATCGTGCAGCTTAGAGCCATGAATACACAGAATCACCTTCTCCTGGCCTTTGCTAAGCAAGTTCACGTAGTCAGCTCCCTCCAAGTGACTGATACAAACGTCGGTTTTCGTCTGCTGCTTAAGCGCGCGCAACCGGCTGATACGCTGCATGAAGTTGCGAACCTTAGCGACCGGGCTGCCGCCGCCCGCCACCTCTAAGCTGATCAGTTCGTTGCCGCTCGGATAAATGTTTCCGCCTTCTTCATTGAACACAGCTTCTGTCACTTTATAATACTTGGCCAACTCCACGCTATGATCGTGGAATACCCGCTGGGCTCCGCCCATACCTAGGTTTGGGATAAGTAGCAGTAGGCGTAAGCGCTCGGTAGCAGAAGAAACTAAGCTCATAGCTACATACTTTGAATGCACTCTTGGTATAAACCAACGTATGCTGCTAGACAATGGCTCATATCAAACTTAGCGAAAGCCTGAGTAGCTAGCCTTTGATGACTAGCCAGCAAATCCGGCTCCGTTGCATAACGCTGCATAGCCGCATAAAGCTGGTCTGGATCGGCTAGCCCCTGTGCCGGAAAGTCAATTAGCAAGCCAGCGGCTTGTCCTTCATCCGTCAGAATCATCTGCTGAATCTCACCTACGTCGGTGGAAATAACCGCTTTACCACAAAAGAGGTATTCAGCAATCGAATTGGGTAGACTTTCTTTTAAAGAAGAAGCTAAGATGCCTACGTCAAATGATCTGACACAATCAATCGGATTATTAACGAAACCCAGGAAGCGCAGGCTGTCATCAGTACCGTACTCCTCGCTGAGCTGCGTGAGGAAGGGACTAGCCCCTACCAATACCAGATTCAGTGGTCTATTTGTGTGCTGACGTAGGCGCTGATAAGCTTGAATTACTGGCTTCCATCCCTTCTCCGGCACTCCCCGGGCGACCATACCAAATACCAATGCATCTTCGGTAATACCTAACTTTGGACGCGTGTAGTTGACTGCTTCGGCTGATGTACGCCCCTCCAAACCATTATAGATTTTACGCAGCTTAAGCGGATCATTTACCCGTTTGTTCAAGTACACAGCTTCCAGGTTCTGCTCCGATAAGTACGCAACACCATTAACGCGCGCCAACGTACGAGCTAGCTTCCTCAGATAAGCAGGAATGACATAGCGCTGTTTTTGCCGGTAGAAAGTCAAAAACTGTTCATAGTCGCCGTGCATCGTTATAATCAGCGGGATGTGCGGAAAGGACTGCAACACTTGGGCTAGCAGTGCATCACACTTGAACGTATTGCTGCTAACAACTTCTATCTTATTATCGTTGATGACCTTACGTAAATGCTGACACAAATTCTTATTACGTAAATTGATATCATAGCCATGGCGCTGCCACCAGTCATCCGTGCGTAACAACAGCGTGTCTAATTTGTCAAAGGTGGGTTTGTACTGCACCAGCTTTACATCGGGTGCCAGGCGCTGTACTAAATCATGCTCTGTATACTGCCAATACATGTCATATAGCCAGACATGATGGCCTGCCTCGAACAAAGCTTGGGCTAAACGAAGTGCGAAAGTTTGAGCCCCTCCGATACGAAGGTCTTCAACGGTTATCAATATGCGCATAGAGCAGGTGCTTGGATAATAGTAATGAGCCCTAAGAGGCGGCTCGGGTGTAAGCGTACCTTCAATAGTTAGGGCCTACAAGGTAAGAGAGCTGCTCCGGGAGGCGCAACACAACGTTCGGAACTAGCTTCTGAGAAGAGTTTTCAACCCTGTTTATTCCTTTGATAACCTTGTTTTATATCTACTTTCCAGCACTTCTTTCATAGCCGCACCCCATGCCTGCCAATTAAGTTTAGCCTCGTACAAGTCTCGGGATGAGGTACGCAGTTGAGTATATAGTGCTTCGTTTTCAAACACCTCCTTGATGCGCTTGGCGAAATCAGCTCCTGTGGCTTCCAAACTAAGCTGATATCCATTTACTCCATTGACTACAAAATCAGCAATACCCCCTGTATCCGTTGTAAAAGAAGGCACTCCGAACGAACTAGCTTCGCAGAAAGCAATAGCCGCGCACTCCGCCCGAGTTGGTAACAAGAAAAAATCCGCATTCAGGTATAAATCTACCATTTGCTGTAACTGCTGTTCGTCATTCTTATCTAAGAATGGAATTACAGTTAGGCACTCATGCTCAAAGCCAGCCGGTGGTGTGCAACCGCAAATTGTTAAATAAGCGTCCACTCCCATCTGGCGCAGTGCTACTAGCGTGTCAAATGCAATTGCCCCCCCTTTGCGCTTCCATTCTACCCCCACAAACAACAACTGACATTCTGATCGCCGCTGGCGGCGTATGACTCGTTCCCGAGGTAGCACTATTGGAAAGTTCGCGCCAAATGGCAATACCACTACCTTATCAGGTGAAGCACCATAGTCTTGTATGGCAGAATTAGCCGCCCACTGTGACGAATACACCAGCAAGCTCGCTTTAGAAATGGCACGCTGCTCAATATAGGCTAGTTCTTTTTTGGAAACTGGCAGTAGTCGTGATAAGCCTTCATAATAATCAATCAATTGTGTGATTGTTGAATCGCAGCAGTACACGACAGGAATAGTTGTATGTAAATAGGCAAATTCGGTATAGGCAGCTGGAGCAAACAGCAGGTCGAACTGCTTGTTTTTTAACTTTTTGCGAAAAATATAGGCGTACAGCTTCGATACCAATACGCTTATGCTGTAATGATATCTTTTGCCTTGCATGAAACGACCTATCGCTATATTAAGCCGGTCACCTAGGCCAAATAAGTACCGCAACGAGACAGGCCCAAGATACTCCACCTCACCGACATACTTTTCCAAGGTTTGCCCTAACATATAGTGCAGCCCCGACCAAGAACGCCGATTTTTAGGATCAGTGCTGGTCAGAAAACCAATGCGGAGCTTTTTTTTCAAAGTAATTAATTGTGCTTTTCACATTTAGCTACTCAGAAAAGCTGTGTAGCATCTGCACAGCATGTACAGAACAAGCACCAAAAGTACATACTTGGCTCGATTATGATCGTCGCTTGTTGTCAGGACCTCTGCTTTGCTATCGTAGCGCAAGCGAACGGACTCTACTACTTGTGGACGAACAGAAGCCTACCACGAGTGATAAACTAGCTTGTGCTAGCTACACGCCTAGTGTCTGACATATGGCTGCTGTAACTGCTTCGGCGGAAGCTTGAGTATGCCACCACTCCAAAGTTTGATAGTGTAAATCAAGCATACGAGCCGGTTCGGCTAGTAGTCCTCTTATGGTTTTATGCAACTCACGCCAGGAAGACAAAATAACAAACGGCGCATTCTTGTACACGGGCACATTCGGTAGCGGTTCAGAAACTACAATATTACCCAACCGAGCAGCTTCAAAATGACGCATTGTCTCCGGATTCTCTACTCCAGCTGGGCAAAGACAAATCTTACTATCCTGCATCATACTCGCGTACTCACCTGGTTGAATACCATTATGGAAACCAGTACTAAATCGAATAATAGAAGCTGGAAAAGTCTTATCAAAATTCACTCCCAGCACCTTCTTTATGCGGTGCAATAGAAAGAACGGCAAGATCCAAGCTCCGGTTAAACAACGATACAGATCTGCTCGACCTAAATGCAGGTTACCAGAAAAGAAAACGTTGTACTTCCTTGTCGAAAAATCCTTAACACCTTCAACAGAAAAGAGCGTACTAGGGCCAACAGCTAAATGGTGAAGATTACCTAGCCCGTGCAGATGCGCTGGTAAATATGTTCGAAAGATATAATTAACCTTATCTATAAAGGAGTAAGATACATCCCATGATTCGTCCCCAACGCATAGCACAACTTTCTTTTTATCACGAGACGTTATAGTTAAGTCAAAACCCTTCCATTTACTTAGTTTGAAATACAAGTAAAGCTCGTATTCATCCGAAAGAGCATCTGCCAATTTGTCGAGTACCGCTTCAATATAGCCCGATTCACGAAAATTATATATTTCTCTGATCGGATAATTACTACTGATCCTCGTCAACTTACTTTCCATGGTTTTATCTAGAAGACAACAAGCATTTTCATCTAGTACAAATATCAACTAACTTTCTGCTTCTCGTACAGCTCTTCGACTAAAGACGTCTTAAAAGGGAACTTAGCTGAGCTAAATTCCGGTCTAAAGTATTTGACCATAACACTTTGATAACGTTTAGCATATATAAATCCTTCTATAATAGTTTGATGAGCATTTTTCTTTTGTTCGCTCCTAAACAAATTGATAAAGTAGTTAGTGACCTTATTGAAGGTTAATATGCAATTATACAAATAGACGCCAGGCGCACCAAACCTTTTATAAATGAGCAATAGCTTAGACAAGGCAAACTGCTTATTCAAGCCTACTCCCTTTAAGCTAGTTGTATTCGCGCTTGTACCTCCGCCAATATGAATAATTTTTGTATTAGCAAGATATTGGAGGCGGTAGCCAGCCTTCCGCATTCTATAACACCACTCAAATTCTTCATAATACATAAAAAAATCAGGATCTAGCATCCCTACTTTTTCTATTACTTCTCTCTTACACAAGATATAAGCACCAAGTAATGCTTGAACATCATGTGTAGTTTGATGCCGCTGCATTACATACTCCATATTCCTGTACTTAGCAAACCCCAATAGTTTTACTAATTGATAAACAATTGTATTATCTAGCAGAGACGACCACAAACCTATTTTATATTCAAAAGAGGATACTTGGTCTACACCATTCTCGTAGCATAGTTTACATCCTACTGCCGCTGTGTCTTTAGACAAGACAGGGTCACTTAAATAATCCACACACTGCTGAATAGCATTCTCTTCAACAATAGTATCTGAGTTTAGCAATAAAATATATTCACCTCTTGCTAGTACAATAGCAAGGTTATTTCCCTGAGCAAATCCCCCATTTATAGGATTTTCAATGAGAGTTATAGCAGGAAATCTGTCTTTAAATTGTTTGGCAGGACACTCTTGCGAAGCATTATCAACTAGTATTATCTCATACTCATAAGCAAACTCTTGCTGATATATTGATTCAATACACCGGCAGGTCATGTCATATGTATTGTAGTTAACGATTATGATAGAAAGCTTCATCAATCAAACTAAATTAAGCAAATAAACTATACCAGCTGCTTAACGGAGTAAGCCTTTGGATATATACTCTTGATTTTCATAAACTTTTTCTCGACTAAAAACCAGGAGATATATGCTAAAACAATAACTACCGGAATTGATAGCAACATCAGCATACCTACAGTTGGCTTGAAAAAATACACTATAGTTTGCTGTACAGGGAACCCCCATAAATATAATCCATAAGAAGGATCCCCAAACTTTCTTATTTTAGACAAAACACCAGTTCTTGATATGCCAAAGTAGATAACTAGCAGAGGAAGTGCAGTAAACTTAGTTATGAAAAACCCACCCCAAACCAGAGAAGAGATGATAACAATTACAGATGAGCAAATTACGATATTTTTATACTTTATAAATGGCAAATCAAATAACACAAGTACAGACCCTGCGAAAAAAAACAAGCCAAATTCAGCTATAACTTTGGAATCAATATTATAAAAAGGGATTGTAAATCTAATATTATCACCTATATTCCACAAATAAATATAATATAAAATAAATAATCCATAAAGGGTTAAAAAATACTTCAAGAACAAATTACGCAAATCTTTTATCCCAAAAAACAAGGATAACACGCAATAAAACATAAACTCATATGGGATAGTCCAAAGAGACCCGTTTACCACTTCAGGGTATGGATTAGCAGCAAACACACCATCTATATTATATTCAACTTTTAATATTAAATTACTTAACAAGTATCGAATAGTAGTACTATCCGTAACATACTGAACTACGTTCTTTGAGCTAATCCAGTAACCACCAATGACACTTAGTATAACGATCACCCATAAAGCTGGAAAAATACGAAGGCTCCTTTTCCAATAAAAGTCGAATAAATCATCACTTCTGAGAAGGCTCTTCATGATCAGGTATCCGCTGATAATAAAGAATCCTCTCACTCCAACATACGATAAGGTTGTCTGACCATTACTGATTTTAAATAGAAAATCTTCCTCAGGAACACCTGACAAAGGATAACAATGAGTTATTAATACAAAAAGAGCAAATAATATTCTTAAGAAATCGAAATTATTCTCATGACTAATTTCCCTAGTGGACTCCTTACTAATATTCATTTAAGTGAGTATATTAATTTTTTTATAGAGAAAGTATTTAGAATGTTCTCAGGCAGGCAGCAAACTCCCTGCCATGTACGTTAAATAAACCACATCTACTTGTCCAACACACCTAGCTTTTAAGACTCTTAATTTGTAAGTATATTTTCATTATCAATCGCATAAATACTATTCGTTTGCTATCCTGCTTGCCTAAGTTTGGATTACGCTTACAATGCTTCAGTATCAGTATCAGTATAAAAGGTTATCTACTCCCTGATACACTTATTGATAGAAAATGAGAGGTCCTGAAGTTCATCCTTAAGATGCATTGCATTAGGAGTACATTATAGGAGAGGATAGAAGAAACGAGTGAGTAAGTTACAACAAGATTCTTTAAGCTCAACTTCAACCGACAGCTATACAGATCGTTTTTGTCACGGGTAGCTACCGGGACTGTGGCTTCAACCTTATACTGTGCTCAAATAACTTGACTGCTTCAGCTAAGAACAGTAAGCCATGCCTACCCTCTTATACCCAACCCTTACGTATTCATGAACACCGCGGCGTAAATCGGCAGATGTGTCAACGGGCGCAAACGCTACCTGCTTACCAGTACTTGGGACTAGATTTAGATGGCGTAGTGCATGCAGCTGATGATCAAGGTAGCCTCATAGTACGCTGATTTTGCTACTCATCAATCCAAGTAGAACGACAGACACTTCTTTCTCTACAGCGAT
This Hymenobacter sp. GOD-10R DNA region includes the following protein-coding sequences:
- a CDS encoding glycosyltransferase; translated protein: MQLLFIVPYPPGKAPSQRFRFEQYLDFLTEAGHTWHLAPFISDATWRILYKPGHTVTKALGILTGFGRRFLLMATAAKYDYVFIHREASPIGPPIFEWILAKVLRKKIIYDFDDAIWIPNTSEANKLVAGVKWHQKVGSICRWAYKVSCGNAYLRAYAKQFNPNAIINPTTIDTVNLHNQVKDQAQPGKFVIGWTGTHSTLRYIEQVVSVLAKLEQEHDFEFRVISNQAPELPLKSLVYQPWRKDTEIADLLAFNVGLMPLEDDPWANGKCAFKALQYMALGVPALVSPVGMNTEVVKEGINGYVCATPAEWETALRTLLQDPALRQHLGQAARATVEARYSVVANRGVFLSLFN
- the rffA gene encoding dTDP-4-amino-4,6-dideoxygalactose transaminase, producing MSLAPIPFNKPYLSGQELAYIQQALRNGKLSGNGWFTQQCQQFLEQRYGIRKALLTTSGTAALEMAALLLDIQPGDEVIVPTFTFTSTANAFVLRGAHIVFADSLPEHPNVDVAQLEPLITSRTRAIVVVHYAGVACDMAAVMALAARHNLFVIEDAAQAIDGYYQQRPLGSIGHLAAFSFHETKNVIAGEGGLLSINDARFQERAEIIWEKGTNRAAYFRGETARYQWVDVGSSYLASELNAAYLWAQLEKLGTIQAQRQRQWEQYYQALAPLAAANFFALPVVPAYALHNWHIFYLLCHTLEERTALIQHLSARNILAVFHYQTLHNSPFYMARHDGRTLPNAGYYADHLVRLPLFFELTFTDQQRVVKAIQEFYASAASNS
- a CDS encoding glycosyltransferase family 4 protein; its protein translation is MKKKLRIGFLTSTDPKNRRSWSGLHYMLGQTLEKYVGEVEYLGPVSLRYLFGLGDRLNIAIGRFMQGKRYHYSISVLVSKLYAYIFRKKLKNKQFDLLFAPAAYTEFAYLHTTIPVVYCCDSTITQLIDYYEGLSRLLPVSKKELAYIEQRAISKASLLVYSSQWAANSAIQDYGASPDKVVVLPFGANFPIVLPRERVIRRQRRSECQLLFVGVEWKRKGGAIAFDTLVALRQMGVDAYLTICGCTPPAGFEHECLTVIPFLDKNDEQQLQQMVDLYLNADFFLLPTRAECAAIAFCEASSFGVPSFTTDTGGIADFVVNGVNGYQLSLEATGADFAKRIKEVFENEALYTQLRTSSRDLYEAKLNWQAWGAAMKEVLESRYKTRLSKE
- a CDS encoding glycosyltransferase family 4 protein, with translation MRDKQENLTRPVVLVADNSVAVTGALVAIRNATDQLKAQYEFVYVLPTGSLGKSVLEQAGYQVRELPFVEISRRKTALLRYVPMLLLNGWRLRKLARVHKARIVHLNDFYNLTGYVAKLLSLGTLRVVTHVRFLPQSLPQPLARTWRWLAERFADRVLCVSAAVRRYFGASGKVRVVFDPVPAVEKHAVPVLPAYRSDSTVQLLYLSNYIQGKGQNFALQAFRQAYAQNNQLRLAFVGGDMGLEKNRQFRQQLEADVQQYNLAAVVTFEGFVTDVEKRIKAADILLNFSESESFSLTCLDALYYGTPLIATDCGGPAELFENGKSGLLVPNRDVEAMAAAIARLAANPAERAQFSAAGRAYVRHKFQQAATYEQLGRIYQELLAAEA
- a CDS encoding glycosyltransferase, whose amino-acid sequence is MSLVSSATERLRLLLLIPNLGMGGAQRVFHDHSVELAKYYKVTEAVFNEEGGNIYPSGNELISLEVAGGGSPVAKVRNFMQRISRLRALKQQTKTDVCISHLEGADYVNLLSKGQEKVILCIHGSKLHDANIKGAVGWLRKKVLMPSLYNRADRIVTVSRDINPELIEGFGVKPEKLLTINNFFEVVQITSKAQEPLTAAEQAVYDAAPVLVTSGRLSLQKNQAPLLDSFAALLKRRPAKLVFVGDGELRTELVARARHLSLRVYEAWDTQPLTPDDDVYFLGMQQNPFKYIRPASAFVFPSAWEGFPMALGEAMICGVPVVTTDCPTGPREILAPATTTPKVPIRWAELSAYGVLMPMLNNPASLTSDLGVWTETLDQLLADSAERDRLGVLARERMQDFTREKIFRQWLAVIEEVTAA
- a CDS encoding glycosyltransferase family 4 protein; this encodes MRILITVEDLRIGGAQTFALRLAQALFEAGHHVWLYDMYWQYTEHDLVQRLAPDVKLVQYKPTFDKLDTLLLRTDDWWQRHGYDINLRNKNLCQHLRKVINDNKIEVVSSNTFKCDALLAQVLQSFPHIPLIITMHGDYEQFLTFYRQKQRYVIPAYLRKLARTLARVNGVAYLSEQNLEAVYLNKRVNDPLKLRKIYNGLEGRTSAEAVNYTRPKLGITEDALVFGMVARGVPEKGWKPVIQAYQRLRQHTNRPLNLVLVGASPFLTQLSEEYGTDDSLRFLGFVNNPIDCVRSFDVGILASSLKESLPNSIAEYLFCGKAVISTDVGEIQQMILTDEGQAAGLLIDFPAQGLADPDQLYAAMQRYATEPDLLASHQRLATQAFAKFDMSHCLAAYVGLYQECIQSM